A window of Haloarcula marismortui ATCC 43049 genomic DNA:
TGGCCGAATACGTCTGTGACTGCTGTGGCGAACCGAACGACCTGTTCACCGGCGACGCGCTGGGAGACCTCGATGCCGAGGTGCTGGCCGAACTCCCGTTCTCGCACGACCTGCAGGGGACGCCAGCACCCGGCAGCGTGCCCGACGCTGTCAGCAGTTTGGGGGACGCCGTCGAGTCCGCCCTCGACACCGCCGGCGAAGTAGGCGTCGACCCGACCGCCGATATCCGGGATTTGCAACCACAAGAGCGCAAAGACCGGGTTCGCGAACGGTTCACCGCGCTGGACAGCGGCGAGCCGTTCGTCCTCGTCAGCGACCGCGACCCGACCCCCGTCGGACAGTTCCTGGGCCGGCTTGCGGAGGCGCCACGTGAGGCCTTCGACCCGTTCGAAGTCCGTCGGGAAACGCCCGAGGCTTGGGTGCTGGAGACAGCCAAGCCGTAGGTATAGTCGCTGGCAGTAAGCAGTGACAAATAGTATCACGCCGCCAGCGCAGGTCTAAAGGCATAATTGTCCGCACCCATAGTAATACGGTAATGACCGCTATACTCGTGGCGGCGGGCCGACTCGCTCGCGGTCGCATACGTGTCAGGTCCCAGTGGGCCGGAGGGGGAACGTGACCGACGCGTTTGCGGTGATGAACGCTATCGGACTGGTCGGGTTCGCATTCGTCGGCGCGGCGAAAGCCATCGAAGAGCGCTACGACGTGTTCGGCGTCACGGTCGTCGGCGTGATGACGGCACTGGGTGGCGGGACGACGCGGGACCTGCTGTTGAACAGGGTTCCGAACTCCCTGCAGTCACCCGGCGAAGTCGCCCTGTCGCTGCTTGGTGTCACCGCCGCTGTGCTGTTCGTGCATTTCCTCGATGACGGGCACCAGCATCCGGTCGTCCTGACGGCCGACGCTATCGGGCTGGCGGCGTTCACTACCACCGGAGCGTTGCTTGGTCAGCAGGCCGGCCTCCCGGTGTTTGCCGTCGTCGCGCTGGCGACGGTCAACGCGGCCGGCGGCGGCGCGATATCGGACCTGCTGTTGGGCCGAACGCCCTTTATTCTCCGTGAGGATTTCTATGCGTCCTGTGCTGTTATCGGCGGCCTCGCCTTCTGGGCGCTGGCACAGATTGGCGTGAGCGTCAGCGTAGCATCGGCCGGGTGCGCACTCGCAGTGCTGCTGGCCCGAGGACTGGGCATCGGCCGCGGGTGGTCACTGCCGACGGTACAGGCGTGGGAGCGACGCGACGCGCAGTAGGACGGCGTTATTTCTCGTTCGGCCACCATCTGAGCGTGAGCGCGACCGACTGGTCCAGACCGAACACGTCCGACGAACGGTCGACAGTCGCGGTTTCCGGGCAGTCGATATCGGTACGCTCGTCGGCGATTTCGACGGTGATTGTCCCCTGTCCTTGCTGAAAACGGTCGGCAAGTGTCTCAAGTTCGGCCAGCAGCGCCTCGCGGGACATCGTCGTTGTCCGGATGGTGTTTTGCTGGGAATGTTCGCCAACGACAGGGTCGATATCCACGTCCGCAGAGCGGTTCGAGAGGACGGCGTTGATGGCCGCCCCGAGCAGTATCACCAGCCCGATGATGTACAGCCAGCTCAGCAGGACGAGGATGCTGGCGATGATGTTCCCGCCCGTCGAACCGGATTTGAACGCCGTGAAGAGAACCTGCGCGACGGTAAGTCCGATTGCGGCAAACGCGACGCCGGGAACAGCTTCAAGCGGTGAAACGTCCGTGTCCGGGAAAATGTAGTACATTGGATAGAAGACAACGAACAATCCGGCGGCCCGGACCAGCCCGCTGGCGACTGTCCACAGCGGGCCACTTCCGGTCTCGGGCAGGACGCTGCCGAGCGCGCTGGCGCTGAGTATCGCCACTGCGACGGTCACGAGCAGTACCAGCCCGTCGCCGAGCTGGTCGAGGAAGGTGTTCGACGCGCCCGTCTCGTAGATGTCGGAGAAGGCCGTGTCAAGCCCCCGGAAGATTCGCAGCGAGCCCCAGAGAAGAAAGCCCACGCCCAGCGCCGACACGGACGCGTCGGCCTCGGTCAGTCCCTGCTGGATGATGCCGCTTGCCTGTGTGGTCAGAACAGCCTCCATGATGCCGACGATGGAGGCCCGTAGCGTGACGTTCTCCGTTCGCTGGACGAAGGTCAACACCAGCAATAACAGCGGAAGAATCGACAGGAACGCGTGGTAGGCTATCGAGCCAGCCATGAACGTGAGCCGTTCCGCCCTGATTTCGTGAACGAGAGCGCGCAGAACCTCCTCCGTACGGGCGCGACTGAAACGCATACGCGGAATTCGACGCCGAGAAGCAAATAGACGCCGCCGTAGCGGACGCTCCCCGACGCCGCCGGCGAGGCGGGTGTCGGTCCAACCGCCGATAGGTGCGGTTTGTCACCCCAGAACCGGTCTGTCACGACCCCAAGTGAGAATAGCAGTTCTGTGGGGTGACCACCCGTAGAGAACGCGTCTAGTCGCCGCTACAAATCCGGGGAGCGCCCCGAAGCGTCACTACTGATGTATGACCTCTCGGGTCGTCGTTGCCAGCGACGCGTAGAACGGTTCCCGTGTTTCTGTCTCGACTTGCCTGAGGAACTCGTCAGTCCAAGCAGCGAGGTGCTCCTCGAAGAACTGGTCAAGCTGGTCGTCGAAGCCCGCTTCTGCCAGATAGGCAGCGAACTCCAGTTCCGTGGCGATATGGTCCGGGAGGTCCGAATAGGCAGCCGCGGGCTGGACGCCGAACTCTCTGTACCAGCGCACGACAGCCATCGTGGCTGGTCCCTTGACCGGGCCGAGTGCATCTGGGTCTTCGCCGTCGCGATAGACGCTCTCGTAGGGCGGACATGGCGGTCCCGCTGGCCCAATAAACAGTCGGGTGTACTCGGTCCTGAGACGATGTCGGTCAGCCGAGCCGAGGTCACCGACCACCGGAGCCAACTCACCGGCTTCAATGGCTTCGGTCAGTTGCTCGGTCGGTTCTCGCCAACATTCGGCGAGGACAGCGTAGGTCGCCGCGGCGTCCGACCGAAACCCATCGCTCCCGATGTCGTGCTCAGGAGATCGCTCACGTGTGGTGGAGGTGTCAGTCTGTCCAGTCATTGTCGTTCCTGTGTGCCGCCATCAGTTGCATACTGTCCGTCGACTCGCTGAATCGGGACGTACTTGAGGCCGAGCGTGACGATGAGCGCGCCGAAGGCGACGATACCGAGGGTGACAACCACCTCGACCAGCGTCGGGGTGTAGGCTCCGGCAGTCGCCCAGATGCCGGTCGTGATGCCGGCATACTCGCCACCGAGCGAGATGCCCGGTGGGAGGTTGATGTTAGCGACCTCGTATCCCGTGAACACCAGACGGATGCCTTCGAACATTGTGCCAAAGACCGCGAGAAGGCTCGCGGTGAAGATGACCGACACGCGCTTTCGCAGCGATGGAATCATCAGCATGACAAGCGGGACTGCCCCGCCGACGACGGTCCAGAGCCAGAAATAAACGGACTCGCCGATGAGGAAGCTCTCTGTGATGGCCCAGAACTCGAAGTGGTTCGCCCAAGCGTGGGGCAGTCGTTCGGCCGCAAGCAGGTACACCACGTGAAGCGCGAGGAAGATACCGAGTAGCTTGCCGAGGCTCGTGAGTTCCTCGCGGTTGACTTCGTAGTTCGTGAGCCGGTCTGCGAGGATCGACACGACCAGCAACAATCCGAGTCCGGAGACGAGTGCCTTGGCGATGAACACCGGTGCGACAAGGGGGCTGAACCAGTCTCCACGTCCGATCTGCGTCGCGAAAATCCACCCGGTCACCGAGTGAAGGGCGACTGCAGTCGGGAGTGCGAGTGCCGCGGTCCAGAACATGAGCGTGCGGTCACGCTCGCGTCCGGCGTCGGTGTCATCGACACCCAGTGCAAGTGGCGACCCCCGCGCAGCAAGGTCACGCCGAGTCAGGAGCCACAGATACCAGAGGTTTAGCACGCCGTAGAGAATGACAATCCCGAAGTCCCACACCATCGGTGAGCGGAAGTCCGGCGAGGTGAAAAACTGGTAGAGCCGCTCGGGCCGCCCGATGTCCGGGAGGATGAGCAGGCCCGCGACCGTGATACAGGCGAGGCTGACCAGCACGCCAAGCCGCGCGAACCCTTCGTAGCGGTGTGAGTGGAAGAACTTCGGTGCGCTCGAAATGATGAGCCCGCCGGCGGACAGCCCGACGAACAGGACGAACATCATGATATACAGGCCCCACGAGAAGACGTTGCGCATCCCCGTGGCCACAAGGCCCGTGGTGAGTTGGTAGCCCCAGGCTGCCAGTCCAGCGACCATGAGGCTCGCGAGCAGGCCGAGCCACAGCTTTCCTTTCGTTCCGAAGGCCGGAATCGCGATTCGGGATGAGTCAGCGGCCATCAGTCATCACCTCCGGACCCCACTGCTGGGACGTGTGGAGCTGCATCACCCTCGATGGAGTGGTGGCTTCCACCCGAGCCACTGCTGTCGCTTTCACCGGCCTCAGCTGGCACGTCCTCTGACCCATCGGACCACGGAGAGACATCGTCGAGCTCGCTCTCCATTTTATCCGACGTCTGTGGCCGACCGGGGCTCATCTCGCCGCTGATGTAGTGTGTCTTCGGGTTCGTCCCGCGGTCTTCGAGGAGCCGGTCCGTCTCGTACTCGTTGATGTACTTCGAGACGGTGCTTCCCTCGTCGTCAAGGTCACCGAAGATGCGTGCGTCGGCAGGACAGTTGACGACACAGGCCGGGTCGAGTCCCTCGTCGACGCGATGGCTACAGAACGTACACTTCTCGACGACGCCCTGTGGCCGGGCGGCAACGTCGCCCGTCCCCTCCTCGGGCATATGGTCGGGTTCGTCCCAGTTGAACACCCGCGCGTTGTACGGGCAGGCGGCCATACAGTAGCGACAGCCGATGCATTTGTCGTAGTCGATTTCGACAATTCCGTCGTCCCGGGTGTACGTCGCGTTGACCGGACAGACCTTCACGCAGGGCGCGTTTTCGCAGTGCTGGCACGCCGTCGGCTGGTACTGCATATCTAGCGCCCCGCTGCCGCCGTCTTCGGGGTAGCCACCGGACGGGGTGTCCATCTTGTCGCCGCCCTCCGTGAGGACGCGGTTCCAGAACTGTCCCATCGGGACGTTGTTCTCCTGTTTACATGACACTGCGCATGCCTGACAGCCGATACACCGCTCCTGGTCGATTACGAGGCCATAGTTCGTCATCGTTAGTCACCTCCCACACGTGATGTTTCAGCGCCAGTTCCACGCGGGTTGTCCGTTTCGTACTTCTCCGTGTCAAGGTCGTCAGGAGCCGGCTCGACGGCGACACGGACATCGTAGAACGACATTGTCTGGCCGACTTCGCTGACCTCGTTGTGCGTGAGGTCGTTGTGGTGACCCTTGAGGTAGTCACGCGACCACCATCCCTGGTCAGTGTTTACCAGCCCCGGCTGGAATGCCTCGTTGTATTTTGCCTTCACAATCATCTCGCCGCGGTCGTTGTACACGCGGACGTACTCGCCGTCCTCGATACCACGAGCTTTCGCATCCGATGGATGGATGTCCAGCTGCGGCTCGGGGTTGACCTCGCGCACCCAGTTCACCATCTCGTACTGTGAGTGGATGCGGAACCGACTGTGCTTCTGCATGAACATCAGCGGGTACTCGTCGGCCTTTTCGTAGTCGTCGGCTGTCCGGTCTTCGAGCGGCCGTGGGACGTCGAACGTCACGCCCTCCTCGCTCGGGGCGTCATCGTCGTACATTTTGATGCGCCCCGTGTCGGTGGGGAACTCGTCGGTGTACTTGACGATGGGAACGTCCTGCTTCTTTTGAGTCCCCTGCTCGAACAGCGTCTCGAAATCGATGGCGTCGTCCCGGCTGGCGAGTTCCCGAAGCATCTCGCGTTTCGTCTCCGGGAAGTAGTCGCCGAAGCCGAGTCGTTCCGCGAGCCCGCGAACCGCGTAGTAGTCGTCTCTGGCCTCCCACATCGGTTCTTGCACCTTGTGTCGGTACCCGAGGTGTGGATGGGACCCCCAGCCAGAAGTGATGTCCTCCTGTTCGAACCAGTGTGGGGCCGGGAGGATGATGTCCGCGTGCTGGACCGTATCCGTGTGGTGCATATCCGCGACCACGTACATTTCAAGGCTCCTGATGGCCTTTCTGAACCGCTGGCGGTCCGGGAACTGGTTCCCCATCATGTTCGACTCGATAGAGTAGACAGCCCTGACCTTGTGCGGGTCACCGTCGATCATCGCGTCCGGGTATTCGGGGAAGAACAGCGACGGTCCGGGGTCGGCGTCCTCCGGAGTGCCCCAGCCACCGGTACTGAGCGACGCACCGCCGGCATGGTGCGCGTGGATGTTTCCGTGCCGACCGTAGTCACCGGTCAGCCCCATCAGCATCGCATAGGTCTGGCCGAAGACGTGCCCGTGTTTGTACCGCCCGATCGCGTAACTCGGGGCGATGCCACCGGGGCCACGAGTCGCCAGCCATCGGACTGCAGTGCGGATGTTCTCCGCGTCGACGCCGGTCTTCTCCGCGACTTTCGATGGGGCGTAGTCAGCGACGTGGTCCCGGAGTCTGGTCAGCGCTGTCTCACATTCGATGCCGTCGACAGTGAACTCCCCAAAGAGGGCATACGGGCCGTCGGTCTCAGGTTCGAGTTCGACCGGCGTGTTGCTCCCCTGCTCGACGGCGACAACCTGGTCATCGCTGCCGTCGTCGAAGACGGTGCTCGATTTGAGCAGGTCACCAGTGTCTTTCCGGACCAGCGCCGGACCGGTCGTCCGCTTCCGAAGGAACTGTTCGTCGTACGTCTCGTCTTCGAAGACGGTGTGCATCATCGCAAGGGCGAGATGCACGTCTTTCCCGGGCTTGACCGGGAGCCACAGGTCGGCTTTCGACGCTGTCGTCGTATATACCGGGTCCACCACGACAAGCTTCGCGCCGCTCTCGACGGCATCGAGAACCTTTGAGGCGTCCATCTGGAACTGACTGGAGAAGATGTCCGACCCCCAGACGATGATGGTGTTCGCGTTCTCCCAGTCCTCGGCCTCGTTCGTCGGTGGCAGGAAGAAGCCGGTCCCAGTGACCCGGTTGAATCCGCGACCGACGTTGGCGTCGATTCCCCATGCAGACTGGGTTGAGCCGAATAGAGAGGCCAGGCGGCTGAACGCCTTGCCGGTCTGGCCGTAGTTCCCCGACCCCTCATGGAAGAGGACGCTCTCTGCGCCGTGGTCTGTTTTCAACGACTGCATCTTGTCGGCGACGAGGTCGAGCGCCTCGTCCCACGAGACGCGCTCGAACTCGGCATCCGGACCGCGGCCGTCGGGATTGGGGTCGTCGGGCGACCAGTCGGTGCGCTTCATCGGGTATTTCAGTCTCGTCGGGTCGTACACGCGCTGGGTGTGTGAGAGCCCGAGCACACAGGCCCGCTTGTACTGCTCATCTTCCGGCGGGTGTGGCTCGACCTTTCTCACCTGTCCGTCACGGACGTGGACATCGATGGGACACTTCCCGCGACAGTTCGGCGAACAGACGGTCTGGATGACGTCATTTTGCCCGACGTAGTTCTCGATACCCGTGTTGTGCTTTGACGCCGCCGTGTGGTCCCCGCGTTCGGCCAGTCCCTGAAGGAACTCACCGCCGCCGAGACCAAGGGCAGCAGCCGCTCCCCCGGCTTTCAGTACATCACGCCGATACAGCCCATCGTTGTCAGTCATCGTCGAATCCCTCAGGTTTGGTCGGTCGCTCGTCTGCACCGAACTCCGCCAGCACCGCCTCGTGGTACTTTTCGTGGAATTCGGCGTCGCTCAGCTCCCCATTTGAGACGCGGATCGCGTCACGAGCCATCCGTAGCCCCAGATCAGTATCGTACTCGACGCCGTCGAGCATCGCTGTTGCTTCATCTTCCCACTCCTCAATCGGCGTCAATCTCGGTTGCTGTGGGTTATTCATGGCTCTAGTTGTCGATTGCTCTCGGAACTCGGTAGGAAACGCGCTGTATTATGAAGGGGTTTAAATACAGGTGAGAACCGCGCCACTCAGCTTGAACCCACGGTGTAGCCGATAGGCCGATGGCGTGTCGAGAAGCTAGACTGCCGACCGAAACGCGGTTTCACCCATGGAACGGCCTGTTCGCGTTTGTCTCGGTCGCTACAACGCCGGCGTCGATGCTACCGCCAGTACGTCCTGACCGAAAAAATGAGGTTACGGGTCGAAGGCGGCCGTCGCGAGTTTCGATTCAACGGCGTTCAGGCGCTGAGAGAGCGCAGATTTCGAGATACCGAGTGTCGATGCGAGGTCGTCGAGAGTCGTCTGTCTGGGCTGCTGGTAGTAGCCTTCGTCGACCGCGATTATCGCTGCTTCCCGTTGTTTTGTCGTGAGACAGGCGAGGTCGACAGTCGCAGGGTCCGACTCTGTCTTGTTGTCCTGCCGGGATGTCAGCCGTCGCAGGCGCACTCGTTCAGCCGCTGGTTGCAACTGCTCGACCAGCTCGCTGATGACGCTCCGGTCTGAGACGTACGTCTCGATAAAAAGTGAGTCACCGTCTACGCGCCGGGTTCGTGGTACACACCCGACCTCGCTAAACGCCAGACAGAGACAGGCGTCCCCGACCTGATTTGTCGAATGCAGGACCCGCGGGGTACCAGTTTCATCAGAGACGGTCATCTCCGCGTGACAGACTCCGTCGTCGATCTGGTTATGAACGTTCTCGATGTCTGCATCCGGATCCGAAAGTGGACACGAACAGTCATCGGGCAGTTCAATTTCAAACAGAACCTCAATGGTCCGTTCGGAAGCGGTGCCCGTTGTTGTCCCTGTGAGCCCGCTTTCGGATTGGTCCATTCTGTCTGTTCATCTCCGACGTTCAGTTAAATACGTTTTGTCGATTCTCATCGTAACCGACAGACATCGGCAGGTTTGTCCAGAACGTTCATAGAGAATAGCTTCCTGACGTCACGACGGCTCCGAATATGAACTGTGCCACGTCGTGTCTCAGATAGACGGCGTCGGGGCCATGTTCACATGTTGGTGTCACCAGAGACACAAGATAAATGCCGCCTCCGCCTGATACATCGACAATGGTCCTCTCGGACGTTTTGCTTGCCCCCCTGGGACTGGCCGCCCTCCTCCTTACGGTGCCGATCGTCGTGCTGTATCTCATTCGACCGGACCCGCAGGAACTCACGCTGCCGACGTTCCAGTTTCTCGTCGCCGGAGAACGCCAGCAGTCAGCGACGCCGTTTCTCGAACGGATCTCACGGAGCCTGCTGCTGCTGTTGCAGGTGCTGGTCGTGCTGGTGCTCGCGGTCGGACTGGCGACACCGTACGTCACCGTCTCCGAGCGGGCGACAGTAGCGGAGACGGTCATCGTCGTCGACACGAGCGCGTCAATGCAGACCGACGCTGACGGCCAGACGCGCTTCCAGCAGGCCGTCGCGGCCGCCCGAGATGAGGTGACTGGGACAACCTCTGTCGTCACGACGACCAACGGTGGCGAGGTGGTACTCCAGCGTGGCACGCCGACAGCGGCCCAAGGAACGCTGGACGGACTCAGTCCGACGGATGCGCCGGGAGCGCTCAGCGGCGCTATCTCGCAGGCAGCCTCGCTCGCCGGCGAGAACGCCAGAGTCGTCGTCCTGAGCGATTTCGCGGGCGAGGAGTGGACGACCGCGGTCACGACGGCTCGCGGGCGCGGGCTCTCCGTCGACCTCCAGCAGTTCGACGGTGGGGGCGACGGGAACGTCGGCTTCATCGACCGGCGGTTCTCCGGCTCGGCGGTGACGCTGTCGGTGAAAAACTACGGCGACTCGACCGTGACCCGGACCGTCCGGCTCGGGAACGCCCGGCAAGAGCTCCAGCTCGGGCCCGACGACGTGGGTTCGGTGACGCTCCCGGTCCCGGCCAGTGGGAGTGAGGCCCGGCTTAGCCCAGGCGACAGTTTCCCAACGGATGACAGCGTTTACGTCGCCGCACCGGCGGACGCGGCCGTCGACGTGCTGGTGCTGACAAACGACCGGAACCGGTACCTGACCACCGCGCTGTCGGTCGTTGACCGGGTGAACGTGACAGTCAGGCAGCCGCCGACAACGATTCAGGGCGACTACGACATCATCCTGTACAGCAACGTCGACAGGAGTTCGTTGCTCCCCGGGAACGTCGAAACCGGGCGCGAACTGGTCGAAGACGGTGGCGGCGTGGCGGTGCTGGCACAGGACAACCTCCCGCAGCGGTACCGGGACCTCCTCCTCATCGAACCCGGCGAGACCAAGGCGGGCGCGACGGTGGGCCAGACAGCACAGACACAGCTCACCCGCGGCATCGACTTCCAGCCTCCCGAGGAGTACGTTTCGGGCTCGCTGCGCTCCGGGTCGGCCCAGGTACAACTGAGCGACGGGACGCCGCTCATTGCGACCGAGGACCGGAACGGTGGCCGCCTCATGTACTACGGCTACATCGAGGACCGGTCCAGCTTCAAGTTCAATTACCAGTACCCCGTGTTCTGGAAGCGGGCAGTGTACTACCTCGCGGACAGGGAACCGCTCCCGGCGCTGAACCACGAGACCGGCGAGACCGTCCGGTTCGGAAACACCACTGTCGAGGGGCCGGCTGGCCCTGTCTCCGGGAATTCGGTCCCGCTCCAGCGTGCCGGCCTCTACCGGAGCCAGAGCCGGCAGGTGAGTGCGTCGCTGCTGGACGAAAGCGAGTCAAACACCAATGTCGAAGCACTCGACCAGCGCTCCGGGACGGCCGGGAACCTCACCCGGACCGAACGGCGGTCGGTGCCACAGCCGTTGACCGAGTACGTCGCGCTAGGCGGGCTGGTACTCGCACTGGCCGAGGTCGGCTATCTCCGCCGGCGGGGTGACCTCTGATGGCGGTCTCCTACACCCTCACAGAAGGACTCACCGTTGGTGTCGAGCAGCTGTGGCCGCTGCTGGCCCTGCCAGTCGCCGTCGGGCTCCTCGCATATCTCATCCGGCGTGGCGAGGGCGGGACGCGGTCGGCCTCGAACCGGAGCCGCCGACTCCTGCTTGCCAGCCGCGTGCTCATCGTCTGCCTGCTCGTGCTCGGTGCGATGGAGCCGTACACCGTCCAGACCCGGGAGACACCGGGCGAGCCGGGCGTGACACTGCTGACAGACGACTCCGCGAGCATGGGCATCTATCCGAACACGACCGACGCGCTGGTACGGGATATCGAGGACGAGGGCGTCCCGGTGACGCGGGCGACGATCGGTAGCGGGTCGAACTCGCGGCTCGGCGACGGCGTAGCGGCAAACCTCCAGGAAAACGGGACGGTCGTCGTCGTCTCCGACGGTCGTGTCACGGAGGGACGAAGCCTTGCAACGGCTGCCGAGGACGCCGCCGGGCTCAACGCGACCGTCCACAGCGTCACTCCCCAGTCGCCACGAACAGAGCGAGCCGTGACGATAGCCGGGCCGTCGACGGTGAGTCGCGGCGTCCGGTCGCAGTACACCGTCTCGATGGAGGGCGTGAGCGTCCTCGAACCAGTGCCCGTGGAGGTGACCATCGACGGAGAAACGGTCACCGAGGGCGAACTCCGGCCGGACGGGACGCTCACCGTCGACCACACGTTCGAGGCGCTCGGGTCACACCGGGTGACCGCGACGCTGTCCGGCGACGACGAGTACGCGCGAAACGACGTGTTCTACAAGAGCGTCCGCGTCGTCGAACAGCCCGACGTGCTGTACGTCTCACAGGGAGAGTACCCGCTGCGGAACTACCTCGACTCGCTGTACAACGTCTCGACGGCCTCGTCAGTCCCGGCGGACCTCGATGACTACGCCGCCGTCGTCATGCAAGACACGCCGTCGGGCAATATGGGGAACACCACTGCCCTGCAGGACTTCGTCATCAACGGCGGCGGGCTGGTCGTCGCGGGCGGCGACAACGCCTACGAGAACGGCGGTTACGAGACGTCGCCGGTGGCCTCGATGCTCCCGGTCCGGGTGGGGAACGCGACCGGCGGCGAGTCGAACATTGTCATCCTCGTCGACGTGTCCGGCAGCGCTGAGAGCGGCCTCTCGGTACAGAAAGCTGTCGCGCTTGACGTGCTCGACCAGCTCGGCGACGAGAATCAGGTGGGTGTCGTTGCGTTCAACCAGAACGCGTACCGCGTCTCGGAGATGCAAGCGCTCGGTCAGAACCGGGCAGAGACTGCCGATAAGATACGGCGGCTTGAAAGCGGCGGCGCGACGGACATCGCCGTCGGACTTCAGGGCGCTGACGAACTGCTGGACGACCGCGAGGGGACGATCATCCTCCTCAGTGACGGGCAGGACCGGCTCGGCCCGCCGGCGGCCGTTGCCAACCAACTGGGCCGCGAGGGGACCCGCGTCGTCTCGGTCGGCGTCGGCAAGCGCGTCGGCGTCGCGACGATGCGCCAGATCGCCAGCGAGTCCGGCGGCTCGTACTTTGCGGCCGACGAGACCGAGCGCCTGCGGCTCCTCTTTGGCGGCTCCTCGCGGCGCTACCAGGGCGAAAACCTCACCATCGTCACGGAGGACACGTTCATCACCGCCGGCGTCGAGCTGACGGCCAATCCCGGCCAGGCGAACAACGTCCAAGTCAAGCCCGGAGCGGACTATCAGGTCGCCACCGCGGACGGGAAGCCGGCCATCGCCTCCTGGCGGTTTGGGCTGGGCCGCGTGGTCTCTATTACCGCCTACGATTCGGATAACACGATGGGCGGCCTGCTCGACCGACCGGACTCGCTAGTCGTCACGAAATCGGTCAACTACGCGGTG
This region includes:
- a CDS encoding VWA domain-containing protein — translated: MAVSYTLTEGLTVGVEQLWPLLALPVAVGLLAYLIRRGEGGTRSASNRSRRLLLASRVLIVCLLVLGAMEPYTVQTRETPGEPGVTLLTDDSASMGIYPNTTDALVRDIEDEGVPVTRATIGSGSNSRLGDGVAANLQENGTVVVVSDGRVTEGRSLATAAEDAAGLNATVHSVTPQSPRTERAVTIAGPSTVSRGVRSQYTVSMEGVSVLEPVPVEVTIDGETVTEGELRPDGTLTVDHTFEALGSHRVTATLSGDDEYARNDVFYKSVRVVEQPDVLYVSQGEYPLRNYLDSLYNVSTASSVPADLDDYAAVVMQDTPSGNMGNTTALQDFVINGGGLVVAGGDNAYENGGYETSPVASMLPVRVGNATGGESNIVILVDVSGSAESGLSVQKAVALDVLDQLGDENQVGVVAFNQNAYRVSEMQALGQNRAETADKIRRLESGGATDIAVGLQGADELLDDREGTIILLSDGQDRLGPPAAVANQLGREGTRVVSVGVGKRVGVATMRQIASESGGSYFAADETERLRLLFGGSSRRYQGENLTIVTEDTFITAGVELTANPGQANNVQVKPGADYQVATADGKPAIASWRFGLGRVVSITAYDSDNTMGGLLDRPDSLVVTKSVNYAVGDPMRTQTGVTAVGDARVGRPTTLTYQGDSRPDAANISFRQVGDGRYRGEFTPREAGYQAALDTEYAANYPVEYASFGPSDSLDALVETTGGQTFTPDQGEQIASEARQKSTRVRTVQDTWDWVALLGALLLFTGEVVARRVQVYRGRTSLESGLP
- a CDS encoding vWA domain-containing protein, which translates into the protein MVLSDVLLAPLGLAALLLTVPIVVLYLIRPDPQELTLPTFQFLVAGERQQSATPFLERISRSLLLLLQVLVVLVLAVGLATPYVTVSERATVAETVIVVDTSASMQTDADGQTRFQQAVAAARDEVTGTTSVVTTTNGGEVVLQRGTPTAAQGTLDGLSPTDAPGALSGAISQAASLAGENARVVVLSDFAGEEWTTAVTTARGRGLSVDLQQFDGGGDGNVGFIDRRFSGSAVTLSVKNYGDSTVTRTVRLGNARQELQLGPDDVGSVTLPVPASGSEARLSPGDSFPTDDSVYVAAPADAAVDVLVLTNDRNRYLTTALSVVDRVNVTVRQPPTTIQGDYDIILYSNVDRSSLLPGNVETGRELVEDGGGVAVLAQDNLPQRYRDLLLIEPGETKAGATVGQTAQTQLTRGIDFQPPEEYVSGSLRSGSAQVQLSDGTPLIATEDRNGGRLMYYGYIEDRSSFKFNYQYPVFWKRAVYYLADREPLPALNHETGETVRFGNTTVEGPAGPVSGNSVPLQRAGLYRSQSRQVSASLLDESESNTNVEALDQRSGTAGNLTRTERRSVPQPLTEYVALGGLVLALAEVGYLRRRGDL